In Bombus pyrosoma isolate SC7728 linkage group LG2, ASM1482585v1, whole genome shotgun sequence, a genomic segment contains:
- the LOC122574698 gene encoding leucine-rich repeat and immunoglobulin-like domain-containing nogo receptor-interacting protein 2, producing the protein MRERVFTWDSWWWLIVLLIAVHVTDTQDATFVTEKASPSSRVECATGCECLDNGKSLLCRERNFLGLGLSRQVTNVVLRNVGAATIPVSALEPAIRLKSLAWTSSGIERIEPGAFLATTFLARLNLGDNRLTELPSDVFHPLQQLQYLNLTGNRLTTLPRASFQGLDWLEEIDLSRNRLSVLPYQVFALSKSLARLDLSGNLLVSLPDHSFRPNKNLQELVLSANRLTKLPPRLFSGLNQLKILELADNEIDIVPRGLFADLVSLQHLDLSGNPITRLTSITFHSLSNLRWLSLKNLPVTVLPYDVWRPVRKLRTLLLSGTRLEALRNEDLKGLDKLETLEVNNSPLREISRCTLDRTPALRKIDLRDSNLTFLPANVAQLSFLSELQLQGNPWACDCRMFWFVKWAESKEHLRTVFQSGFRCGDEIDGTADILQTLRYLKCAPPNLIYATPTQQHLLLNPVLLECEFNGNPTPSLTWVTPTLQVLHWNPDPAFPDAFVEHPSVHGWEQSVPFVDDGRIRILENGSLYIATLLRQDVGQYKCYAVNPIANATTYISLQMNPITLNRIRIMSILVGAASATAFLLLTLLLQLLRYLLLKCGCLNWCMCCGRVGSTPRAKQIYQMLDNIEQYKSQQLERLRENYTQQVHRIKENCAQQVEWIRDSYEGQMRHIRDIRDYGTSHLTALRDQYYDQVRKVRDYSTSQLNWVRENYVFQRNKIRKFSAHQVLRLRESYKYQQQTLNKVLENLPNLYFDNCRSGSCGKSDSMVFDTKDDGPIRIDTYFKAKIDDLANGVSLEDVNSEYYTPTELSSTSPHGNVMEGIHINYIEEMGPPIRFDPLYNVSPHSIILHSIDEDGSSLSVYKDADNAKSVFKGLSSEVLAKEPKETPESFGLLAPSSSLPDLPRETKL; encoded by the exons ATGAGGGAGCGAGTTTTCACGTGGGACTCGTGGTGGTGGTTAATAGTCCTTCTCATTGCGGTGCACGTTACGGATACGCAGGACGCAACGTTCGTTACGGAAAAAGCGTCGCCGTCCTCGCGTGTAGAATGTGCCACGGGTTGCGAGTGCTTGGACAATGGAAAAAGCCTACTGTGCCGGGAACGAAACTTCCTTGGACTCGGTCTGTCCAGGCAAGTCACCAATGTCGTGTTGAGAAACGTCGGAGCCGCTACCATACCCGTTTCCGCCCTCGAGCCAGCGATTCGTCTCAAGAGTCTCGCCTGGACTTCGAGTGGAATCGAGAGGATAGAACCTGGCGCATTCCTCGCGACAACGTTCCTCGCGCGTCTCAACTTAGGTGACAATAGGCTGACGGAATTACCGTCAGACGTCTTCCATCCGCTGCAACAACTACAGTACCTGAATCTCACCGGAAACCGGTTGACCACACTCCCGCGAGCATCATTCCAGGGTTTAGATTGGCTCGAGGAAATCGACTTGTCACGCAATCGACTCTCAGTACTTCCCTATCAAGTGTTCGCTTTATCCAAGTCTTTGGCACGGTTGGATCTTTCCGGTAATTTGTTGGTATCCTTGCCGGATCACAGTTTCAGGCCCAACAAAAATCTCCAGGAACTCGTCCTGTCCGCCAACAGACTCACCAAACTTCCACCCCGTTTATTTTCCGGCTTGAATCAATTGAAGATCTTGGAGCTGGCCGATAACGAGATCGATATAGTTCCGCGCGGCCTGTTCGCCGATCTCGTATCGTTGCAGCACCTCGATCTTTCTGGGAATCCTATCACGCGTTTGACAAGCATCACGTTCCACAGCCTGTCCAATTTAAGATGGCTCAGCTTGAAGAATCTACCGGTCACGGTGCTTCCATACGATGTATGGAGACCAGTGAGGAAACTACGCACTCTATTGCTTTCCGGAACAAGACTGGAGGCCCTTCGTAACGAAGACTTGAAAGGATTAGATAAATTAGAGACATTGGAAGTGAATAACAGCCCGTTACGCGAGATCTCTCGATGTACCCTGGATCGTACACCGGCACTACGTAAAATCGATCTACGCGATAGCAATTTGACCTTCCTACCGGCGAACGTGGCACAGCTATCGTTTCTGAGCGAGCTACAGCTGCAAGGGAACCCATGGGCCTGCGATTGCCGTATGTTCTGGTTCGTAAAGTGGGCCGAAAGCAAGGAGCACCTGCGAACCGTTTTTCAGAGTGGATTTCGCTGCGGCGACGAAATCGACGGTACTGCCGATATCCTTCAAACCCTTCGTTACTTGAAATGCGCACCGCCAAATCTGATATACGCTACGCCCACGCAGCaacatcttttattaaatcctGTGCTACTCGAATGTGAATTCAATGGCAATCCCACACCGTCATTAACATGGGTTACGCCGACGCTTCAGGTACTGCATTGGAATCCTGATCCAGCATTTCCCGACGCTTTTGTCGAACATCCTTCCGTACACGGATGGGAACAAAGTGTACCGTTTGTTGACGATGGTCGCATACGCATCCTCGAGAATGGATCTTTGTACATAGCGACGTTACTCAGGCAGGATGTTGGACAATACAAGTGTTACGCGGTGAATCCGATTGCCAATGCCACCACCTATATTAGTTTGCAGATGAATCCAATAACATTAAACAGAATCAGGATCATGAGCATATTGGTGGGCGCTGCCAGTGCGACGGCCTTTCTTCTCCTAACGCTTCTCTTGCAACTGCTTCGTTATCTTTTGCTGAA ATGCGGCTGTCTAAACTGGTGTATGTGCTGTGGACGGGTGGGTTCCACACCTAGAGCAAAgcaaatttaccaaatgttgGATAATATCGAGCAATACAAGAGTCAGCAACTCGAGAGACTACGCGAGAATTACACTCAACAAGTGCatagaataaaagagaacTGTGCTCAACAAGTAGAATGGATTCGAGACAGCTACGAAGGTCAAATGAGACACATTAGAGACATACGGGACTACGGAACGAGCCACCTTACGGCTCTCAGAGACCAGTATTATGATCAG GTGAGGAAAGTACGGGATTACTCGACGAGTCAGCTCAATTGGGTGCGAGAAAACTATGTCTTCCAGCGTAACAAGATAAGAAAGTTCAGCGCCCATCAGGTGCTAAGACTACGCGAGAGTTACAAGTATCAGCAGCAAACACTGAACAAGGTACTAGAGAATCTACCGAACttgtatttcgataattgCCGGAGCGGCTCTTGCGGAAAGAGCGATTCGATGGTATTTGATACGAAAGACGATGGACCGATCCGTATAGATACTTACTTCAAGGCAAAGATCGACGATCTGGCGAACGGCGTTAGTTTGGAGGATGTGAACAGCGAATATTACACGCCAACGGAACTTTCGTCGACCAGTCCTCATGGAAATGTAATGGAGGGGATCCATATAAACTACATCGAGGAGATGGGCCCACCGATTCGATTTGATCCGTTGTACAATGTATCACCGCATTCGATAATTCTGCACAGTATCGACGAGGACGGAAGCTCACTGTCGGTGTACAAAGATGCAGACAATGCCAAGTCAGTTTTCAAAGGCTTGAGCAGCGAAGTCTTAGCCAAAGAGCCTAAAGAAACGCCAGAAAGTTTTGGTCTCCTTGCACCTAGCTCCAGTTTGCCTGACCTACCGCGTGAAACCAAACTTTAG